Proteins encoded in a region of the Prochlorothrix hollandica PCC 9006 = CALU 1027 genome:
- a CDS encoding SUMF1/EgtB/PvdO family nonheme iron enzyme, with amino-acid sequence MGQDQMILGLALEVLGTIGTAVWEAAVEAAGERLVEKVFGSEAKPEPLAQDRGIAIVLQENRADLAAFADVQAQWLQLQQAQAEASLAQSQVLAREQMALQVRLQELTLAVGVQQHREVLAAQQQAQTVQIQADWDRQKMATVLSRFELERLDPSRPLFVCSKLRVGKLCPDYFDHELADEAARQLRGLVSSLFGAAVQFHSAFFDAAEISETHALQLRPTIPHIPTIMAFGEMGYRWMTFDYVLWGCGMAEKLGGQVQCRLNWQEMDRRLREGLAAGGRQVAEIDRHAKVGDWISAVQQLYACYLLDCYALVDGPDPWVGLWIDRLRLGDGEVEQLAQPYRKELRGKLLGLQKARLAALGRVVNREQEAQVRALVAEEERAARELEQQRRDKERQEEAERQQKLEREEAERRQREEERRKAEEAQEQLRQESERLRLEQEQLRQETLRLQAEVERRQREAEEQQQRAEVERRQRAAEEQQQREREVQRKRAQAEEQRRAVLSKPIVVRIQPPKRGLFGKQPDPVKLELLPIPGGTFWMGQTEAETRHLKQECTEEQYQKLFANELPRHRVTVPPFWMGRYPVTQAQYEAVMGNNPATQYKSKFVGPDQPVVGVNWDQAIAFCQKLTELCREQLQGGKIVLPTEAQWEYACRAGTETAFYFGDRLEPHQANFDGNFTYNGSKKGEYRQVTTPVGSFPANAWGLQDLHGNVWEWCQDEFHESYAEKPEALKRDGSIPWEDSNSNVLDDDRSGQIRVLRGGSWSNYPRYCRSADRDGGARDYFYNLRGFRLVLASRTS; translated from the coding sequence ATGGGACAAGACCAGATGATTTTGGGGCTAGCGCTGGAGGTTCTGGGGACGATCGGGACGGCAGTGTGGGAAGCGGCGGTGGAGGCCGCTGGGGAGCGGCTGGTGGAGAAGGTGTTTGGCTCGGAAGCGAAGCCGGAGCCGTTGGCCCAAGACCGGGGGATAGCGATCGTCCTTCAGGAGAATCGGGCCGATTTGGCGGCTTTCGCGGACGTGCAGGCCCAGTGGCTGCAACTGCAACAGGCCCAGGCGGAGGCCAGCCTTGCCCAGAGTCAGGTGTTGGCGCGGGAGCAGATGGCGCTTCAGGTGCGTTTACAGGAGTTGACGCTGGCGGTAGGGGTGCAGCAACACCGGGAGGTTTTGGCGGCACAGCAGCAGGCCCAAACGGTGCAGATCCAGGCGGATTGGGATCGGCAGAAGATGGCGACGGTGCTGAGTCGGTTTGAGCTAGAAAGGCTGGACCCGAGTCGGCCTTTGTTTGTGTGTTCTAAGCTGCGGGTGGGAAAGTTGTGCCCGGACTATTTTGACCATGAGTTGGCGGATGAGGCGGCGCGGCAGTTGCGGGGGTTGGTGTCTAGTTTATTTGGCGCGGCGGTGCAGTTCCACAGTGCTTTTTTTGATGCGGCGGAAATTTCTGAGACCCATGCGTTGCAGTTGCGGCCCACGATTCCCCATATTCCGACGATTATGGCGTTTGGGGAGATGGGTTATCGGTGGATGACGTTTGACTATGTGTTGTGGGGCTGTGGGATGGCGGAGAAGCTGGGGGGGCAGGTGCAGTGTCGGCTGAACTGGCAGGAGATGGATCGGCGGTTGCGGGAGGGGTTGGCGGCGGGGGGGCGACAGGTGGCGGAGATCGATCGCCATGCCAAGGTGGGGGACTGGATCAGTGCGGTGCAGCAGTTGTATGCCTGTTATTTGCTGGATTGCTATGCCTTGGTGGATGGGCCAGATCCGTGGGTGGGGTTGTGGATCGATCGGCTGCGGCTGGGGGATGGGGAGGTGGAGCAGTTGGCGCAGCCCTATCGCAAGGAGTTGCGGGGTAAGTTGCTGGGGTTGCAGAAGGCGCGGCTGGCGGCGTTGGGGCGGGTGGTGAACCGGGAGCAGGAGGCTCAGGTCAGGGCACTGGTGGCGGAAGAGGAGCGGGCGGCGCGGGAACTGGAGCAGCAGCGGCGAGATAAGGAGCGCCAGGAGGAGGCGGAACGGCAGCAGAAACTGGAGCGGGAGGAAGCGGAACGGCGGCAGCGGGAGGAGGAGCGACGCAAGGCAGAGGAGGCCCAGGAACAGCTACGCCAAGAGAGTGAACGGCTGCGGTTGGAGCAGGAGCAGTTGCGGCAGGAGACGTTGCGGTTGCAGGCGGAGGTGGAACGGCGGCAACGGGAGGCGGAGGAGCAGCAGCAACGGGCGGAGGTGGAACGGCGGCAACGGGCGGCGGAGGAGCAACAGCAACGGGAGCGGGAAGTGCAGCGAAAACGGGCACAGGCGGAAGAACAGCGGCGTGCAGTGCTGTCCAAGCCGATCGTTGTGCGGATTCAACCGCCGAAGCGGGGTTTGTTTGGGAAGCAGCCAGATCCAGTAAAGCTGGAATTGTTGCCGATTCCGGGGGGGACGTTCTGGATGGGGCAGACAGAGGCGGAAACGCGGCATTTGAAACAAGAGTGTACGGAGGAGCAATACCAGAAGTTGTTTGCCAATGAGCTACCGCGCCATCGGGTGACGGTGCCGCCCTTTTGGATGGGGCGTTATCCGGTGACCCAGGCCCAGTATGAGGCGGTGATGGGAAATAATCCGGCGACACAATATAAGTCTAAGTTTGTTGGACCGGATCAGCCGGTGGTTGGGGTGAACTGGGATCAGGCGATCGCGTTCTGTCAAAAACTAACGGAACTGTGTCGGGAGCAACTGCAAGGGGGCAAGATTGTATTGCCGACGGAGGCCCAGTGGGAATATGCCTGTCGGGCGGGGACAGAAACGGCGTTTTATTTTGGCGATCGCCTGGAACCGCACCAAGCCAACTTTGACGGGAATTTCACCTATAACGGCTCTAAAAAAGGGGAATATCGCCAAGTAACCACGCCGGTGGGCAGTTTTCCGGCCAATGCTTGGGGATTGCAGGATCTGCACGGCAATGTGTGGGAGTGGTGCCAAGATGAGTTTCATGAGTCTTACGCTGAGAAACCAGAAGCCTTGAAACGGGATGGCAGTATTCCCTGGGAAGATAGTAATTCAAATGTACTAGACGACGATCGATCTGGCCAAATCCGCGTGCTGCGTGGCGGATCTTGGAGCAACTATCCGAGGTACTGTCGGTCGGCGGATCGCGACGGGGGCGCGCGCGACTACTTCTACAACCTCAGGGGTTTTCGGCTTGTTCTTGCCTCCAGGACTTCCTAA